The DNA region TTGACGTTGGGCAGCTGCCAGAGGAAGAGCACGTGGTGCTCGCAGACCCTGAGAGCAACGAATTCTGCGTGATTGAACCAGGGAACGACTTTCTCGCCGGATGCGGGGTCTTAGGCGCGTTGGCTGGAGACGGTTCGCAGGAAGCTGGTTACTTCTGGAGCAAAGTATTGGGCTGGCCTTTGGTCTGGGACGAAGATCAAGAAACTGCTATTCAGTCGCCACGTGGCGGTGCAAAACTTACCTGGGGTGGCCCGCCACTCATGCCCAGGACGCATACGGATCGACTTCATTTTGACTGCTCAGGGCGTTAGTCAGGATGCTGAGATTGAGCGTGCCATTGCACTTGGCGCTAGCCGAGTTGGCGTCGATGAACGTGAGTCTATCGTCATGGCCGATCCAGATGGCAATGAATTTCGAATATTGGCCAAGAGATAGCTAACGCAGTCTGGACATCAGGAGTTTTTGCGCAGTTAACCTGAGTCTTGGCAACGTATTTCGTTGCACTTCCAAGCATTTAGATGTGGTTTAGACACACATAGAGGTACAACAATGACGAATGAATCTGGGAATGTCCTGGACGTTGACAGTGAATTTCAGGTTGCATCTCGGTAACAACCCAGTAACGGGAGTCAATTTTTTACCACTCGGCAACAAATCCGGTCTACGCTCTTGACAATGTGAGACAGGAAACTTGCCGGATCGGCAAGGGTTGTCGGGTCAGGATGACAGCATCTTGGTTAACACACTCTTCAGATATAGGAGGCGGAATGCGTTTCGGACGTATTTCCAAAGCAGCCGGCATTGCAGCAGTAGCTGCACTTGCTTTGAGTGCTTGCGCCGGCAACTCCGGGAACACCAATTCCAGCGCTTCGACGAGTGGCAAGACGGGTGGCTCAGCCACAGTGGTTGAGGTGAACGGCTTCACATCGTTCAACTCAACCACCCCAGCCGGAAACGTTGAGATCAACTCAAAAATTGCGTACGCCACGCACTCCGGTTTTGGCTACGTTGACGACAAGCTAAACGTTGTCAACAACGATAAGTTCGGCAAGATCGAAAAGGTCTCTGACGATCCGTTGACGGTCAAGTACACCGTTAACGACGGCGTCAAATGGTCTGACAACGCACCGGTTGACGTAAATGACTTGGTCCTAGCTTGGGCGATCGGATCGGGTTACTACAGCGATTCGAACCCCGATGCGAAGACCGGCAACGCGTACTTCCAGACTGCCGCAGACACCGCTGGTTTGAACCTCACCAGCTTCCCGGAGCTTGGCAGCGATGGCCGTTCAATGACGATCAAGTACTCGAAGCCTTATGCTGACTGGGCGATTGCGCTTGGTATTCCAACCATCGACAGCCCGGCACACGTTTTGGCACAGAAAGCTGGCCTCAAAGATGCTGCTGCGCTGACTGACTTGCTGAAGGGTTTGCCTAAGGGTGATCCGGCCAAGCCAGCCGCTGTTAACGAAACCCTCAAAAAGGTCTCAGACTTCTGGAACACGGGCTTCGACAGCAAGCAGTTGCCATCGGACGCTAGCTTGTTCCTCTCCAACGGCCCGTACGTCGTGAAGTCAATGGAGCCGGACCAGTCAATGACTTTGGTCAAGAACAATGACTTCAGCTGGGGCAACAAGGGCAAGCTTGATCAGATTACGGTTCGTTACATCGGTAGCGCATCTGCTCAGATCCAGGCTTTGAAGAACGGTGAAGCGGATATCGTTGCACCGCAGGCTTCCGCAGACACGGTTGACCAGCTCAAGGCTCTAGCGGGCCAGGGCGTCACCATGGACAAGGGCCCGCAGCTCTCCTATGACCACGTTGACCTGAACTACTCGGGTGTCTTTGCTGATCAGAACGTTCGTGAAGCATTCATGAAGACGATCCCGCGTCAAGATATCTTGAACAAGATCATCAAGCCGCTCGATCCCGACGCCAAGGTGCTCGATTCGCAGTTCTTCTTGCCGGGCCAGCCGAAGTACGACGATTCCGTCAAGAACAACGGCTCTGATAAGTACCCGAGCGTAGATATCGACGGAGCTAAGAAGCTGCTGAACGGTGCAACCCCGACCATTCGGATCATGTACAACAAAGACAATCCAAACCGTCTTGATTCCTTCACTCTGATTTCCCAGTCGGCTTCTAAAGCCGGATTCACCGTCGTTGACGGTGGCTTGGGCAAGTCTGAGTGGGGCAAGGCGCTCGGTAACGGATCCTACGATGCTTCGATCTTCGGCTGGATCAACCCGGGCGTTGGCGTCAACAACGTTCCTCAGGTATTCAATTCCGGTAACGGCTCGAACTACAACGGCTTCGCTAGCGCAGACGCTGACAAGCTGATGGACACCTTGATGACCACGCCGGATAAGGCTAAGCAGGACGACCTGATTTCTCAGATCGACAAGATTGTTTGGAGCACGGGCTACGGTTTGCCGTTGTTCCAGACCGTCGGTGTTGACGCTTACAGCGACAAGGTCACCGGAGTTACCTACAACCCGACGCAGACTGGCGTTTGGTGGAATGTATGGAACTGGTCCTCTAAGTAATAGTTTCCAACCTTTACGGTAATCATCAGAAGGGCGCCAGGACCACGTTGTGGTTCTGGCACCCTTCTGATGATTAATACCTACAGGTTTTCCAGCAATTTGTTCATGCGACTCGTAGTCACTGAGGCTCAGGAAGCTGAAGTAGACTTCAACAGCATCGGGTAATCCCCACCCCCCACAATTCGAGGTCCACATGCTCAGCTATCTCGTGCGGCGAATCATCACAGCCGCACTAATTCTGCTCGGGGTGTCCTTCGTGGTGTATCTTCTGACAGCGGCGTCGGGCGATCCACTCGAAGCGCTTCGCACCAGTCAAAACCCTAATAAAGCCGATTTGATCAAAGCCCGAAGCGACTTGCTTCACTTGGATGTTCCGGCACCTCTGCGCTATTTCGTTTGGCTAAAAGGCGCGGCCGGTTGCTTGGTCCCCTTTGCGAATGCTTGTGATCTAGGCAAAAACCTACAAGGCCAGCCAGTTACCGAGCAGCTTAGCCAAGCTCTTGTCCAGACATTGTCTTTGGTTACCACGGCTACTTTGCTCGCGATCATCATCGGCGTCACGGTCGGTATCATTACCGCTCTTCGCCAGTACAGTGCATTGGATTACGGCGTAACGTTTATGACGTTCCTGTTCTTCTCGCTGCCCATCTTCTGGGCTGCTGTGTTGCTGAAAGAGTTTGGCGCGATCAGCTTCAACACCTTCCTCCAAGATCCACAGATACCAATAGGCGTCATTCTGGTCGTCGCGGTGATCTTCGGTTTGATAGGTATGGCGGTTGCTCGAGGAGCATGGAAGAAACGATGGATTGCCTTCGGTGGGACGGCCGTCGTCGTCGCACTGGTACTGGGTTACATTTCACTGACCGGTTGGCTCAAGACTCCCGGATTAGGGCCCGTTGTCATTGCGGCCAGCGGGGTGGGAATTGCTTTTGGTATCACCGCGCTCACCGCTGGACTTAAGAATCGCAAGGCGCTTTACTCTTCGCTAGTCGTGGTGGTTATCGGTCTGATTTGCTACTACGCACTTCAGCCGTTGCTAAGCGATGCGACCTTCTTGATGGTTGTTATCTTGGCGATCGTCGCGATCCTGGTTGGAGTTGCGGTTGGCTATTTCTTCGGCGGTTACGACAGAGCTCAGAATATGCGTGCTGCTGCGCTAACGGCCTTTTTAGTTGCCGCTCTAGTCTTGCTTGACCGTTTTATGCAGTCTTGGCCTCAGTACTACGATCAAGTTCGTGGTCGCCCAATTGCAACGATCGGCGCGTCGACGCCGAACTTCCAAGGTGATTTCTGGACCGGCGGCTTGGACCGTTTTACGCACTTGATCCTGCCGACCATCGCCTTGATCTTGATCTCGATTGCTTCTTACACTCGCTACTCGCGAGGTTCGATGTTGGAAATCATGAATATGGATTACATCCGCACCGCTCGGGCCAAAGGGCTCTCCGAACGTACCGTTGTGATGCGGCACGCTTTCCGTAACGCGCTGATTCCGCTAGCTACTGTGGTCGCCTTCGATATTGGCGGTTTGATAGGTGGCGCGGTGATCACTGAATCGGTCTTCTCCTTCACAGGTATGGGACAAATGTTCGCGCAAGGCCTGCTCAACGTCGACCCGAATCCCGTGATGGGCTTCTTCGTGGTCGTGGCTGCTACGGCGTTGGTATTCAATCTCTTGGCGGATCTGGTCTATTCCGCTCTCGATCCCCGAGTGAAGGTGAAGTCATGACGACACTCACAAACCCTGAAATAACGCCCCAACCACCGGCTGTAGGCATCGAAGACATCCAGGAAACCAAGGGTCTAAGTCAAGGCCAAATTATCCGGAAACGGTTCTTTGGCCACACCGCTGCCATGGTTGCTTTGGTGGTCTTTCTGCTCGTGGTGATCTTGGTATTCAGCGCCAGCGGCATCAAGCTTTGGGGCTGGATTAATATTCCTGGCTGGTGGAAGTACAGCTATCTTGACGTGCAGGACCTAGTCAAAAACGCTGCTCCCACTTATCAATTCCCGTTCACGCTAGGCGACCATCCCTTCGGTCAAGACCGGGTTGGTCGGGATATGTTCGCGATGACTATGCGCGCAGCCCAGCTGTCCATCATGGTGATGTTCACGATCGGTATTGTTGCTTGTTTCATCGGTGTTGTTGTTGGAGCGCTTTCCGGCTTCTTCCGCGGTTGGGTTGAAACAGTTCTTATGCGTATCACCGACGCGATCATCATCATCCCGGTGATTGTCACCGGAGCCGTCCTCGGTCAGATTGTCGGCAACGCAAGTGTGGGTAATACGGTTATTGGCGCGGACGGCCAGCCTGCTGTCCAACGTGACTTAACAGCGGATCTCTTCAAATGGCTGCAAGATAACCTGGGCGTAGTTCTGCTCGGTATCTTCTTGTCCTTAGTGATCTGGGTCGGGCTGGCTCGATTGGTTCGTGGTGATTTCTTGAGCTTGCGTGAGCGTGAGTTCGTTGACGCGGCACGAATTGCGGGAGCTTCAAACGGCCGAATTATCTTCAAGCACATCCTGCCCAACGCGGTAGGCGTGATCATTGTGAACACCACGCTGTTGATGTCCTCGGCAATCTTGCTTGAAGCGGGTTTGAGCTTCATTGGGCTTGGCGTGAAACAGCCAGATATTTCACTGGGCTCGCTTGTTGTGCAAAACCAAGAAGCGTTTTCCACCCGTCCGTGGCTGTTCTGGTTCCCTGGCTTGTTCATTATCATCATCTGCTTGTGCATCAACTTCATTGGTGATGGCTTGCGCGATGCCTTCGATCCGCGGCAGAAGAAGTTCAACGCCAAGCGGGCCAAGAACAAGGCAGATGCTGCTATCGCTAAGGCCGAGACCAAGGCTGGCAAGGCCTAAGCGATGGCTGCTAAATCAGACAAACACGGCAACAAGCGTTACCACCGCGGCGAGCAGTACCGCCGCGATTGCAATACGCAGCCAGTTAATCTTGATGTCAGCGCGAGCAGACTCAGTTTGCTCGACGTCGATCTTGCCGGCGTCAACCAAGCCAGCCCAGCGCGCGCGGACCAGATAGGCTGCCGCGCCGGAGTCGCTTCGCTTGAGGTCGCCAGGTCGCAAGGATCCAGCCGCACCGTAGCTGCTACCCGGCAGGTTCAAAGCGTCTTCGCGCTTTCCACGGAAGGTTCCGATGACGCCGGGAGCCGGTGCAGCCCAAGCGCTGTATCGGCCGTTGGCAGTAATCAGGGTCAAGGCGAATTTCGTCTCGACGGTGACCAAAGCTACCCATGGCACTCGGATCGTTCGGCTGGGATTGACCAGAGTGATGCCGTCGTCATCGACCACCACTTCGGGGTAACCGAAGAGCCAGTATCCGCAGTAAGCCAGAAATGCCAGAACCGGAAGAGTCAGCAAGATTTCGCGTCCGTTGAGCCCGCTCAACAGTGCGACGGCCAGTCCGGCCACAGCCAAGGCGTAAAGAACGATGGCCAAAATAATGCCGGTACGGGGGCGGAAACGCTCAGTTGTCATGCACCTATCGTGACAGCACAGCCGAGCAGCCGACTAATTCGCAGATCAGCGAACGCTTATGTGGCGTTCCTGAGCGGAAGGAAACACACAGCATGAGTGAAGAAAACATCACTCCATCGGAACCCACCGAAGTCGACAACATCGGCCCAACGTCAGCGACTCGCGCTTCGGGCCGCCGTAGTTCGGCCGAGGCAGTGCTCCAGGTCAAGAACCTTTCGGTGGACTTTGGCGTGGACAAGCAATGGGTGCCGGCGGCAATCGAGCTTAATTACGAAGTCAAGGCTGGCGAAGTGCTAGCAATCGTTGGCGAGTCAGGTTCGGGCAAGAGCGCAAGCTCGATGGCGATCTTGGGTCTGCTGCCGGACAACAGTCGGGTGACCGGCTCGGTCAAACTCAACGGCGAAGAAATCCTCAACGCATCGCCCTCCAAACTGCGCAAGATCCGCGGCAGTGACGTCGCAGTGATCTTCCAGGAGCCGATGACCGCGCTTAACCCGGTTTACACGATTGGGTTTCAGATTGTGGAGACCTTGCGTCTGCACAACGAGATCTCACCGGACGAGGCAAGAGTAGGTGCGATTCGGATGCTCGAATTGGTCGAGTTGCCAGATCCGGAAAAAGCGTTCAAATCGTATCCACACCAACTTTCGGGTGGCCAACGGCAACGCGCAATGATTGCGCAATCTTTGTCTTGCGATCCGAAATTGCTGATTGCGGATGAGCCGACTACTGCGCTGGATGCGACGGTTCAAGCAGAAATCTTGGACCTGATGCGTAACCTGCGCAACAAGTTGGATTCGGCGATCGTCCTGATCACGCACGACATGGGTGTGGTTGCTGACCTCTCCGACCGAATCGCCGTGATGCGAAAAGGCGTCATCGTGGAAACGGGTACCGCAGAGGAAATCTTCTACAATCCGCAACACGAATACACGCAAGCCCTACTTGCCGCCGTGCCGCACCTTGGCCAAGGCAACGATCAAGCGGCCGAGGTAGATGTCACCGCGGTACTTGCTGACGCAACCCAATCGTCAGTTTCGGCAGTTGATTCTGAGGAACTAGCCCGTCGTGAAGCGGCAAAAAGTAGTGCTCTTGCCTCAGCTCGTGCGGTTAGCGAAGCGCAAGCCAAGGCTGAGCACGGTGAGCCGGTACTGGAGTTGCGAGACGTTGCGATTGAGTATCCGAAGCAGGGTCGAGTGCCAGCATTCAGGGCGGTCGAAGGCGCAAATCTGACCATCTACCCAGGCCAAGTTGTTGGACTGGTAGGGGAGTCGGGCTCGGGAAAGACCACGATTGGCCGGGCAGCGGTTGGTCTCTTGCCAGTTGCCGAAGGCACGCTTCAGGTCGTTGGCCAAGACATTACCAAGGCCAAAAAGAACGGCCGGCAGCTTTACGAGGCCCGACGCAACATCGGCATGGTATTCCAAGACCCCTCGTCATCGCTCAACCCGCGGTTGCCGATCGGTGAAAGCATCGGCGAGCCAATGTTCTTGGCCAAAGAAGCCAAAGGCCCTGAGCTGCAAAAGCGAATTGAAGATCTGCTTGATCAGGTGGAACTCCCGAGAAGCTACCGTAACCGCTACCCGCATGAGCTTTCCGGTGGCCAGAAGCAGCGCGTGGGCATTGCCCGAGCCCTGTCGTTGAAACCGAAGCTCATGGTTGCCGATGAGCCGACGTCGGCATTGGATGTTTCGGTGCAGGCTCGCGTCTTGGATCTTTTGCAGAACTTGCAGAAGGAAATGGGCTTTGCCTGCCTCTTCGTGACCCACGACCTTGCCGTCGTTGATTATTTGGCTGACCGCATTGTGGTGATGCAGTGCGGCAAGATTGTTGAGCAGGGCACTCGTGACGAGATCCTACGCAGCCCGAAAGAGGCTTACACTCAGCGATTGCTGGCTGCTGTGCCGCTGCCGGATCCGCAGAAGCAGCGCGAACGCAGAGAACTGCGCGAACAGCTGCTTGCCGCCGGCGTCGAGTAGCAGGGCGTTTTGAGCTAAAAACTAAATATCACGCCGCTTGTGGGTTCGAACGCTATTCTGCGTTCGGGCCCACAAGTGCAAGTAGCCGCTCGCGCAGGGCGATTGCCAAAATGCCGTGTCCTGAGGGGTTCAGATGGACGCCGTCAACAAGTTTGTTGCTGACTTTGTATTTGGTCAGCCAATCACCCACGCTAATAAAAGGAAGCTGGCGTGAAGCGGCAACTCGGCCAAGGAGCGCATCAATCTGGCTCCGCCGACCACCATTGTCGTTCAGGCCTCGGCCCAGAGTGCCGATCATAATTATTTGTGCTTGTGGGTAGAGCTTTTTCAGATCGGCAAGCAAACGGTCCGCATTGGCGGTAATTTGTGCGTCGCTGGCGCCAATGCGTGCGTCATTTCCACCACCCTGAATCACTACCAAGCCGCGCCCGAGGGAGGGAGATTGCAAGCTGGGCGGCAAACTTAGTGCCCACTGACCCGTTTCCAGCGCCTCAGGATAATTCGAAGCCTTTGCCTTGCTAGCTACGAAACCGGTACCACCTCGGCCGCAAAAGGCAACGCGGTAGTTTAGCGAGCGTAAGGCTTGTTGTACCCAGGTGTCCGCGCCGGGAACACCGGCTGCGCCGTCGGACTGCGAGTCGCCAATCAGTACGGCAGTTTGGCTAAAGGGTGCCAAACTAGTGCTGAAAGACTTAAAAATTACTTTACCAGGTTTGACGACTGGTGAGGTGGCGTTTGCTTCAAACGGTGCGATGACGCCCAAAGCCGTGACGCAGGTAAAAACTACGGCTCCAACCCGCCAATAACGTTCGTGGCCGGCTGTTCCGTGTGGTTTTCGGTACACTGTGCTCTGCACTTTTCATGAATTCCCCGGTCAGCGATCTGATCTTCTCTTCATGATGAGGCATCTATCGGCGGTTTACTAGAGCAGTGTGGTGAACAAGTCAGTAATGATGCGTGTTTTAGCGCATTTAGGCTGCGGCTGCGGTAGCGACTAGAATATTGTTGTGCTATGTCGGCGCGAAGCTGCGCCGAGCCCTTGACAGCTAACTTTTGTGACGCTGAGAGGGACACCGGAGCGCACCCGCCGAAAACACTGAAACGAGTCTTCACGCATGTCCGATATCACTACTGCCCCGGCTACCGCTTCGCGGAATGATCTGCGCAATGTGGCCATTGTGGCGCACGTTGACCACGGCAAGACCACGTTGGTCGATGCCATGCTGAAGCAGACCCACTCCTTTGCCTCGCACGGCGAGGTTGCCGACCGGGTCATGGACTCAGGTGACTTGGAGCGCGAAAAGGGCATTACGATCCTCGCGAAGAACACGACTGTTTCCTATAACGGTCCTGCTTCCAACGGCGAGACTGTCACGATCAACGTGATTGATACTCCAGGCCACGCTGACTTCGGTGGCGAGGTGGAGCGCGGCTTGTCCATGGTCGACGGCGTCGTGCTGCTGGTTGATGCCTCAGAAGGCCCGCTGCCGCAAACTCGCTTCGTGCTGCGTAAAGCGCTGGCCGCAAAGCTGCCGGTGATCTTGCTGGTAAACAAGACTGACCGTCCGGATGCTCGCATTGACGA from Renibacterium salmoninarum ATCC 33209 includes:
- a CDS encoding ABC transporter family substrate-binding protein, whose amino-acid sequence is MRFGRISKAAGIAAVAALALSACAGNSGNTNSSASTSGKTGGSATVVEVNGFTSFNSTTPAGNVEINSKIAYATHSGFGYVDDKLNVVNNDKFGKIEKVSDDPLTVKYTVNDGVKWSDNAPVDVNDLVLAWAIGSGYYSDSNPDAKTGNAYFQTAADTAGLNLTSFPELGSDGRSMTIKYSKPYADWAIALGIPTIDSPAHVLAQKAGLKDAAALTDLLKGLPKGDPAKPAAVNETLKKVSDFWNTGFDSKQLPSDASLFLSNGPYVVKSMEPDQSMTLVKNNDFSWGNKGKLDQITVRYIGSASAQIQALKNGEADIVAPQASADTVDQLKALAGQGVTMDKGPQLSYDHVDLNYSGVFADQNVREAFMKTIPRQDILNKIIKPLDPDAKVLDSQFFLPGQPKYDDSVKNNGSDKYPSVDIDGAKKLLNGATPTIRIMYNKDNPNRLDSFTLISQSASKAGFTVVDGGLGKSEWGKALGNGSYDASIFGWINPGVGVNNVPQVFNSGNGSNYNGFASADADKLMDTLMTTPDKAKQDDLISQIDKIVWSTGYGLPLFQTVGVDAYSDKVTGVTYNPTQTGVWWNVWNWSSK
- a CDS encoding ABC transporter permease, which translates into the protein MLSYLVRRIITAALILLGVSFVVYLLTAASGDPLEALRTSQNPNKADLIKARSDLLHLDVPAPLRYFVWLKGAAGCLVPFANACDLGKNLQGQPVTEQLSQALVQTLSLVTTATLLAIIIGVTVGIITALRQYSALDYGVTFMTFLFFSLPIFWAAVLLKEFGAISFNTFLQDPQIPIGVILVVAVIFGLIGMAVARGAWKKRWIAFGGTAVVVALVLGYISLTGWLKTPGLGPVVIAASGVGIAFGITALTAGLKNRKALYSSLVVVVIGLICYYALQPLLSDATFLMVVILAIVAILVGVAVGYFFGGYDRAQNMRAAALTAFLVAALVLLDRFMQSWPQYYDQVRGRPIATIGASTPNFQGDFWTGGLDRFTHLILPTIALILISIASYTRYSRGSMLEIMNMDYIRTARAKGLSERTVVMRHAFRNALIPLATVVAFDIGGLIGGAVITESVFSFTGMGQMFAQGLLNVDPNPVMGFFVVVAATALVFNLLADLVYSALDPRVKVKS
- a CDS encoding ABC transporter permease translates to MTTLTNPEITPQPPAVGIEDIQETKGLSQGQIIRKRFFGHTAAMVALVVFLLVVILVFSASGIKLWGWINIPGWWKYSYLDVQDLVKNAAPTYQFPFTLGDHPFGQDRVGRDMFAMTMRAAQLSIMVMFTIGIVACFIGVVVGALSGFFRGWVETVLMRITDAIIIIPVIVTGAVLGQIVGNASVGNTVIGADGQPAVQRDLTADLFKWLQDNLGVVLLGIFLSLVIWVGLARLVRGDFLSLREREFVDAARIAGASNGRIIFKHILPNAVGVIIVNTTLLMSSAILLEAGLSFIGLGVKQPDISLGSLVVQNQEAFSTRPWLFWFPGLFIIIICLCINFIGDGLRDAFDPRQKKFNAKRAKNKADAAIAKAETKAGKA
- a CDS encoding PH domain-containing protein; the encoded protein is MTTERFRPRTGIILAIVLYALAVAGLAVALLSGLNGREILLTLPVLAFLAYCGYWLFGYPEVVVDDDGITLVNPSRTIRVPWVALVTVETKFALTLITANGRYSAWAAPAPGVIGTFRGKREDALNLPGSSYGAAGSLRPGDLKRSDSGAAAYLVRARWAGLVDAGKIDVEQTESARADIKINWLRIAIAAVLLAAVVTLVAVFV
- a CDS encoding ABC transporter ATP-binding protein; its protein translation is MSEENITPSEPTEVDNIGPTSATRASGRRSSAEAVLQVKNLSVDFGVDKQWVPAAIELNYEVKAGEVLAIVGESGSGKSASSMAILGLLPDNSRVTGSVKLNGEEILNASPSKLRKIRGSDVAVIFQEPMTALNPVYTIGFQIVETLRLHNEISPDEARVGAIRMLELVELPDPEKAFKSYPHQLSGGQRQRAMIAQSLSCDPKLLIADEPTTALDATVQAEILDLMRNLRNKLDSAIVLITHDMGVVADLSDRIAVMRKGVIVETGTAEEIFYNPQHEYTQALLAAVPHLGQGNDQAAEVDVTAVLADATQSSVSAVDSEELARREAAKSSALASARAVSEAQAKAEHGEPVLELRDVAIEYPKQGRVPAFRAVEGANLTIYPGQVVGLVGESGSGKTTIGRAAVGLLPVAEGTLQVVGQDITKAKKNGRQLYEARRNIGMVFQDPSSSLNPRLPIGESIGEPMFLAKEAKGPELQKRIEDLLDQVELPRSYRNRYPHELSGGQKQRVGIARALSLKPKLMVADEPTSALDVSVQARVLDLLQNLQKEMGFACLFVTHDLAVVDYLADRIVVMQCGKIVEQGTRDEILRSPKEAYTQRLLAAVPLPDPQKQRERRELREQLLAAGVE
- a CDS encoding SGNH/GDSL hydrolase family protein, with the translated sequence MQSTVYRKPHGTAGHERYWRVGAVVFTCVTALGVIAPFEANATSPVVKPGKVIFKSFSTSLAPFSQTAVLIGDSQSDGAAGVPGADTWVQQALRSLNYRVAFCGRGGTGFVASKAKASNYPEALETGQWALSLPPSLQSPSLGRGLVVIQGGGNDARIGASDAQITANADRLLADLKKLYPQAQIIMIGTLGRGLNDNGGRRSQIDALLGRVAASRQLPFISVGDWLTKYKVSNKLVDGVHLNPSGHGILAIALRERLLALVGPNAE